The Neobacillus sp. PS3-34 genome has a window encoding:
- a CDS encoding spore germination protein has product MNIFSLKINNVSNNGSINIGEALHNAPTANTKSQGQMHPTEIMRHQVLRWRMYLLIRMLMIWEISQTLQMSTQIKCKKD; this is encoded by the coding sequence ATCAATATCTTCAGCCTGAAAATTAACAATGTCTCCAATAATGGATCCATTAACATTGGCGAAGCTCTTCATAACGCTCCTACCGCAAATACAAAATCTCAGGGCCAAATGCATCCTACGGAGATTATGCGCCACCAAGTGCTGCGATGGAGAATGTATTTATTGATCCGGATGTTAATGATATGGGAGATATCGCAAACCCTGCAAATGTCCACTCAAATCAAATGTAAAAAGGATTGA
- a CDS encoding spore germination protein: MPFQINIFNIKTNAINNNANISLGPAVHNSHTANSKWVGTNMAFGDFSPTGSCSANGVGDFDISDQDQIANPSAPISNQF; encoded by the coding sequence ATGCCTTTTCAAATAAACATTTTCAATATTAAAACAAACGCAATAAATAATAATGCAAATATCTCTTTAGGTCCTGCTGTCCATAACAGCCATACGGCCAACTCAAAATGGGTAGGGACAAATATGGCGTTTGGTGATTTCTCACCTACCGGTTCTTGTTCTGCAAATGGTGTTGGTGACTTTGATATAAGTGATCAGGATCAAATCGCAAACCCATCTGCACCTATCTCAAACCAATTTTAA
- a CDS encoding SDR family oxidoreductase: MNGKTAMITGGASGIGRNTAFSLAEKGFSLALNYRNSEREANSLANELTDKFGTTNLVFKGDVANKDDCERMVCEVLGSFSRIDVLIHNAGPYIYERKKMADYSFKEWNYIINGNLSAVFYLTKLLLPGMRNNKWGRIITMGYDRAENAPGWIYRSAFAAAKTGLASLTRTIALEEAENGITANMVCPGDIVKEWKEKGIKEAKESNVENSPVGRPGTGEDVSRVITFLTEKESDFITGSVIPVTGGSDVLGKIFRIDDSF; the protein is encoded by the coding sequence GTGAATGGAAAAACAGCTATGATAACGGGTGGAGCATCTGGAATAGGAAGAAATACAGCATTTAGTCTAGCGGAAAAAGGCTTTTCACTCGCTTTAAACTATCGAAACAGTGAGCGGGAAGCAAATTCACTGGCGAATGAACTGACTGATAAATTCGGTACCACAAATCTTGTCTTTAAGGGAGATGTGGCTAATAAAGATGATTGTGAAAGAATGGTTTGTGAAGTTTTAGGCAGTTTTTCTAGGATAGATGTATTGATTCATAATGCAGGACCATATATTTACGAACGAAAAAAAATGGCTGATTATAGCTTTAAAGAATGGAATTATATAATCAATGGAAATTTGTCAGCAGTCTTTTATTTAACGAAACTTCTCCTCCCAGGAATGAGGAATAATAAATGGGGCCGCATTATCACGATGGGCTATGACCGAGCGGAAAACGCTCCTGGCTGGATATACCGGTCGGCGTTTGCAGCAGCCAAAACCGGGCTCGCATCCCTCACAAGAACAATTGCACTCGAAGAAGCAGAGAATGGGATTACAGCTAATATGGTGTGTCCTGGTGACATTGTAAAGGAGTGGAAGGAGAAGGGGATTAAAGAAGCAAAGGAATCCAATGTGGAAAACTCTCCTGTTGGCAGGCCTGGTACAGGAGAGGATGTTTCCAGGGTGATTACGTTTTTGACAGAAAAAGAATCAGATTTTATCACTGGAAGTGTCATCCCCGTTACCGGAGGGTCCGATGTATTAGGTAAAATTTTCAGAATTGATGATTCCTTTTAG
- a CDS encoding Hsp20/alpha crystallin family protein, with protein sequence MDMDKLNKWLELAQQYQSDSFWKTVFDEKNTAAPINRTTATHGFNSQEMLPQCDLFEKDGYLVLAAELPGFKKEEIQISIHQQILTISGEFKTLVQNQKYFLKERPTENLPRK encoded by the coding sequence ATGGACATGGATAAATTAAATAAGTGGCTTGAGTTGGCCCAGCAATATCAATCCGACAGCTTTTGGAAAACAGTGTTTGATGAAAAAAATACCGCTGCCCCAATAAATAGGACTACAGCTACACATGGCTTCAACAGCCAGGAAATGCTTCCCCAATGCGATTTATTTGAGAAGGACGGCTATCTCGTACTGGCAGCTGAATTGCCGGGATTTAAAAAGGAGGAAATCCAGATTTCGATTCATCAGCAAATTTTGACAATCAGTGGTGAATTTAAAACGTTGGTTCAAAACCAGAAATACTTTTTAAAAGAAAGGCCAACAGAAAATTTACCAAGAAAATAA
- a CDS encoding YflJ family protein, with translation MAFKGSKGWYVQELKKLGINKHPIDQRKIELYKTYLVRNLYLEKVKLQRKHNNIM, from the coding sequence ATGGCATTTAAGGGGTCTAAGGGCTGGTACGTTCAGGAACTTAAAAAATTAGGGATTAACAAGCATCCCATTGATCAAAGGAAAATAGAACTATATAAAACCTACCTTGTCCGCAATTTATATTTAGAAAAGGTAAAATTGCAAAGAAAACATAACAATATTATGTAA
- a CDS encoding alkaline phosphatase, with product MKRKLQILLMVFVFVGSPGFSIVNNHYGLKVIHVSAENRVLNKAYKKPKNIIFLIGDGMGIGQMEIARLFEYGKEGRLFMQTLPHLGLVQTYSANNFVTDSAAGATALATGHKTNNGMIGVTPDGKEAKSILDLFKEHGKKVGVISTNTVTDATPAAFTASVNNRWSGQAEIARQQLENQIDVILGGGASMFKPENQNGIDLIDQFKQKGYTYVTDRGQLQNVKGEKILGLFHPSYMTFKQDRDELRSNEPDLKLMAQKAIETLSIGNKGFFVMIEGARIDHAAHSADIPGIWKEMMEFDQTVEYAVKWAEKQGDTLVVVAADHETMGISAPEPLNVEAYKKIKVSPEYMAAQLVYDQGSQQYTIESIRDVFYRFAGISLSDSEAQKLNTRLKSNSGKVYASKQTAWEIGSLIAEYMNAGILDRKVRAQSPTGGHTANMIPIFSFGQEPNGLKE from the coding sequence ATGAAAAGGAAATTGCAAATTTTACTGATGGTTTTTGTATTTGTGGGCTCCCCTGGATTTTCTATAGTTAATAATCATTATGGATTAAAAGTCATTCATGTCTCTGCAGAAAATAGAGTATTGAACAAAGCGTATAAAAAGCCAAAAAATATTATTTTTCTAATCGGTGATGGAATGGGAATAGGACAGATGGAAATTGCCCGGTTGTTCGAGTATGGAAAGGAAGGGAGACTGTTTATGCAGACACTTCCCCATTTAGGCCTCGTACAGACTTATTCTGCAAATAACTTTGTGACAGACTCTGCTGCGGGAGCAACAGCTTTGGCGACTGGCCACAAAACGAATAATGGGATGATTGGGGTTACTCCTGATGGCAAGGAAGCCAAAAGTATCCTTGATTTATTTAAAGAACACGGTAAAAAGGTAGGGGTCATATCTACTAATACGGTTACTGATGCAACACCTGCAGCATTTACAGCAAGTGTCAACAATCGCTGGTCAGGTCAAGCAGAAATTGCAAGACAGCAATTGGAAAACCAAATTGATGTCATCCTCGGAGGCGGCGCATCAATGTTTAAACCTGAAAATCAGAATGGCATAGACCTTATTGACCAATTTAAGCAAAAGGGATACACATATGTTACGGATCGAGGACAATTACAAAATGTAAAAGGAGAAAAAATTCTTGGTTTGTTCCATCCTTCATATATGACATTCAAACAAGACCGCGATGAATTACGCAGCAATGAGCCAGACCTCAAACTGATGGCACAGAAAGCGATTGAAACACTTTCAATAGGGAATAAAGGGTTTTTTGTCATGATTGAAGGAGCAAGAATTGACCATGCCGCACATTCCGCGGATATTCCAGGAATTTGGAAGGAAATGATGGAATTCGATCAAACGGTTGAATACGCTGTAAAATGGGCAGAGAAACAAGGAGATACATTGGTTGTAGTAGCAGCAGATCATGAGACAATGGGGATTTCGGCACCAGAACCGTTAAACGTTGAAGCCTATAAAAAAATAAAGGTAAGTCCGGAATACATGGCTGCACAATTGGTTTATGATCAAGGATCTCAGCAATATACAATTGAAAGTATAAGGGATGTCTTTTATCGATTTGCAGGGATATCGTTAAGCGATAGTGAAGCACAAAAATTAAACACCCGTCTTAAGTCAAACTCAGGTAAGGTTTATGCTTCAAAGCAAACTGCATGGGAAATTGGAAGCCTTATCGCAGAATATATGAATGCAGGGATCCTTGATCGAAAGGTAAGGGCGCAAAGCCCCACAGGAGGGCACACTGCAAACATGATCCCTATTTTCTCATTCGGCCAGGAGCCAAACGGTTTGAAGGAGTAA
- a CDS encoding HD domain-containing phosphohydrolase has product MLISLNLDHRDVLFLMIILGCSLLVMFVVEGFYFWHHLRPIKRAFTSNFKNKDINEAAFTRLFRFPELTARRIMLPHLWGFSLPAIFLSLWLIHAKLLTFPFSYVFYAMLASVIVALMHALIEYFLTVRTIQPAIEYMNGKILGESEVFLHNRRVRVTIKSKLGVAIVLIGVFPVVLFLLAAQVKIQQMTGISTLVFWKWAGIVLLITVFYSLLISRIMAKDIEKPILQLQKMMKEVESRNYLLKENVYTDEFSDLFNGFNRMIFEIKKHNEKNEKMLESFLMVLSAALDARDPYTSGHSVRVADYSRQIGLALCLQKESIDLLYKTALLHDIGKIGVPDRILLKEGRLSDEEFSLIKAHPAIGENILKQVYPISEIAEFLPGVRSHHERMDGKGYPDALSGEKIPLFGRIIAVADAYDAMTSDRPYRKGMQAEKALNILNDGRGTQWDTHIVDKFIGVVIEPKINENAS; this is encoded by the coding sequence ATGTTAATTAGCTTAAATTTAGACCATCGGGATGTTTTATTTTTAATGATCATATTAGGTTGTTCTTTACTGGTCATGTTTGTGGTGGAAGGATTTTATTTTTGGCATCATTTAAGGCCCATTAAGAGGGCTTTTACAAGCAATTTTAAAAATAAGGATATCAATGAGGCCGCTTTTACACGGCTGTTTCGCTTTCCTGAATTAACTGCCAGAAGAATTATGCTCCCACACCTCTGGGGATTCAGTCTGCCAGCTATTTTCCTTTCTTTATGGCTAATCCATGCTAAATTGTTAACCTTTCCTTTTTCCTATGTTTTTTATGCGATGTTAGCTTCTGTTATTGTCGCTTTGATGCATGCATTAATTGAGTATTTTTTAACTGTTAGAACCATTCAACCTGCCATTGAATACATGAATGGAAAAATACTTGGTGAAAGCGAAGTATTCCTTCACAACAGAAGAGTCAGAGTGACAATTAAATCAAAATTAGGGGTAGCCATTGTCCTTATCGGTGTGTTCCCTGTTGTTTTGTTTTTATTGGCAGCACAGGTGAAAATTCAGCAAATGACTGGCATCAGCACACTGGTTTTCTGGAAATGGGCAGGAATCGTCTTATTAATTACTGTCTTTTATTCGCTTCTTATCTCAAGAATTATGGCAAAAGATATTGAAAAACCGATACTTCAACTTCAAAAGATGATGAAGGAAGTTGAAAGCCGAAATTATTTGCTAAAAGAAAATGTATATACTGATGAATTTTCTGACTTGTTCAATGGTTTTAATCGAATGATTTTTGAAATCAAAAAACATAACGAGAAAAATGAAAAGATGCTTGAAAGCTTTTTGATGGTTCTTTCTGCTGCTTTGGATGCAAGGGATCCATATACTTCAGGACATTCTGTCCGTGTAGCTGATTATTCCAGACAAATTGGATTAGCCTTGTGCCTGCAAAAGGAATCGATTGATCTTTTATATAAAACTGCCCTATTGCATGACATTGGTAAAATCGGTGTTCCAGATCGTATCTTGCTTAAAGAAGGGCGCTTATCTGATGAAGAATTCAGCCTAATAAAAGCACATCCTGCAATAGGAGAAAATATTCTAAAACAAGTCTATCCAATTAGTGAAATCGCTGAATTTCTTCCAGGTGTCCGATCCCATCATGAGAGGATGGATGGCAAGGGATATCCGGATGCCCTTTCGGGGGAGAAGATTCCCTTATTTGGCAGGATTATAGCGGTTGCAGATGCCTATGATGCCATGACTTCGGATAGACCATACCGTAAAGGCATGCAGGCAGAAAAAGCATTAAACATCCTTAATGATGGACGGGGCACACAATGGGATACCCATATTGTGGACAAATTTATTGGTGTAGTGATAGAACCGAAAATAAATGAAAATGCTTCCTAG